A genomic segment from Orrella daihaiensis encodes:
- a CDS encoding response regulator, whose amino-acid sequence MTINLIVADSQPVVRAGIEQIRQYDPDIAIMSSVSDGELALQAVEQHQPDVLLLDIDLPKRDGLSVVDEIQKRQLKTKPVIFTSSTPTQVMRALDMGVQGLVGKHNPPQKVAECIHSVFDNKKWLDQDLTSNAVSHMLDQHKKSQAVTQVLTRRELAVAKLILEGLPNKRIATRLNISEGTVKLHLHHIYQKLSLTGRMPLVLYLQQHGVA is encoded by the coding sequence GTGACTATTAATCTTATCGTTGCAGACTCACAGCCTGTTGTACGCGCAGGCATTGAGCAAATCCGTCAATATGATCCGGATATTGCCATTATGTCGTCGGTTTCAGATGGGGAATTGGCCCTGCAGGCGGTTGAGCAACACCAGCCTGATGTTCTGTTACTGGATATTGATCTTCCAAAGCGTGATGGGCTCTCTGTTGTTGATGAAATACAAAAGCGTCAACTCAAGACCAAGCCGGTGATATTTACATCGAGTACACCTACGCAAGTGATGCGTGCTCTGGACATGGGTGTGCAGGGATTGGTCGGTAAACATAATCCGCCACAGAAAGTCGCCGAATGCATCCATAGTGTGTTTGACAACAAAAAGTGGCTCGACCAGGACCTGACTTCCAATGCCGTATCACACATGCTTGACCAACATAAAAAAAGTCAAGCAGTGACTCAGGTGTTAACGCGACGTGAATTAGCGGTGGCAAAGCTAATTCTTGAGGGCTTGCCAAATAAGCGTATTGCTACGCGGCTGAACATCTCCGAGGGTACGGTCAAACTACACCTTCATCACATCTATCAAAAACTATCACTTACTGGCCGGATGCCCTTGGTACTGTATCTTCAGCAACATGGTGTGGCGTGA
- a CDS encoding TolC family protein — protein sequence MVVRKPICHHAIRAVCFGLVLTTSLPAQGQSLREAVMISLSQYPAILAAQSRAQAAQSDITRAQAAHWPQVSWLGTYSDYNAGGVDNTWIQSPTVSLNVWSGWRIQADVERSQAMADSAREQQKITRDDIALQCIEGYLNWAYQIEMVKLAEENLTFHRRVLGSTETILQADKGRRVDRNQAMVRYQNAKLILAQRQGDLAQAADRLSRMLMGQMPSAPSGLTDEPGVTPKSVQLALASMDANHPVLLQQQAMVAANEAALRGARSGHSPTVDFTYGKQTYQGSGQGDYVAQLVVSVPIFQGGATMGAVSTAAANLAASEQNLKETRLVLRERIQSFWAQRQSAIERIAASHTQIKTAKAVVVAYRQQFEVGRRSLLDLLNIQSDLFSYQSNRASAEFDAKIARARLMAATGQLAKAYLSSSEPTLHSRPNPTLSKTQGATTPTSGKQTPSSASTGTGLRSAQVAPASGNWMNTQ from the coding sequence ATGGTGGTGCGTAAACCCATCTGTCATCACGCAATACGCGCTGTTTGCTTTGGACTTGTACTGACAACCTCGCTACCGGCGCAAGGGCAAAGCCTGCGTGAAGCCGTGATGATTTCGCTATCACAGTACCCAGCAATTCTTGCCGCACAGTCACGCGCTCAGGCAGCGCAGTCCGATATCACCCGAGCACAAGCCGCACATTGGCCGCAAGTCAGCTGGTTAGGAACATACAGTGACTACAACGCAGGTGGCGTCGACAACACCTGGATTCAGTCGCCAACCGTCAGCCTGAATGTCTGGTCTGGTTGGCGTATTCAAGCTGACGTCGAGCGCTCACAGGCGATGGCTGATTCAGCGCGCGAACAACAAAAAATCACCCGAGACGATATTGCTTTGCAATGCATCGAAGGCTATTTGAACTGGGCCTACCAAATCGAGATGGTGAAACTAGCCGAGGAAAACCTGACGTTTCACCGACGAGTGTTAGGGTCGACAGAAACAATCTTGCAAGCTGATAAGGGTAGGCGCGTTGATCGTAACCAAGCAATGGTCAGGTACCAGAATGCCAAGCTGATTCTTGCGCAGCGCCAGGGGGATCTGGCACAGGCAGCTGACCGCTTGAGTCGGATGCTGATGGGGCAGATGCCGTCGGCGCCCTCGGGCTTGACTGACGAGCCTGGGGTCACACCAAAATCCGTGCAATTGGCACTGGCATCGATGGATGCGAACCATCCGGTGTTATTGCAGCAACAGGCCATGGTTGCGGCCAATGAGGCAGCCTTGCGCGGGGCGCGATCGGGTCATTCACCGACGGTTGATTTCACGTATGGCAAGCAAACCTATCAGGGCAGTGGTCAAGGTGATTACGTCGCGCAATTGGTGGTGTCCGTGCCGATATTTCAGGGCGGCGCCACCATGGGTGCCGTCAGCACTGCGGCTGCAAACCTAGCGGCATCAGAACAGAACCTGAAAGAAACCCGTTTGGTGTTACGAGAGCGCATTCAGTCATTCTGGGCGCAGCGTCAATCAGCCATTGAGCGGATTGCTGCTAGCCATACCCAGATTAAGACAGCCAAAGCAGTGGTAGTGGCCTATCGCCAACAATTTGAAGTCGGACGCCGATCTCTGCTTGATCTGTTGAATATTCAATCAGATCTCTTTAGCTACCAGAGTAATCGTGCCTCGGCTGAGTTCGATGCCAAGATTGCCCGTGCCCGCCTGATGGCGGCCACTGGTCAGTTGGCCAAAGCTTATCTGTCTAGCTCGGAGCCTACATTGCATTCGCGACCAAATCCGACATTGTCCAAGACACAGGGTGCCACGACACCTACATCGGGCAAGCAGACTCCATCATCTGCCAGCACCGGTACTGGTTTGCGCAGTGCGCAGGTCGCACCTGCATCCGGCAATTGGATGAATACCCAATAA